A DNA window from Gemmatimonadaceae bacterium contains the following coding sequences:
- a CDS encoding CPXCG motif-containing cysteine-rich protein has product MRFAFDDDSQDSQDFDLDRDFPLGDGTADVSGSVVCPYCGETNEVALDPGSGESQEYVEDCQVCCQPWRVSVVYHDDGSASVTAEQLSS; this is encoded by the coding sequence ATGCGCTTCGCGTTCGACGACGACTCTCAGGACTCACAGGACTTCGACCTCGACCGGGACTTTCCGCTCGGCGACGGTACGGCGGACGTCTCAGGCAGCGTCGTGTGTCCGTACTGTGGCGAGACGAACGAAGTCGCGCTCGATCCCGGCAGTGGCGAGTCGCAGGAGTACGTCGAGGATTGCCAGGTGTGCTGCCAGCCGTGGCGCGTGTCGGTAGTGTATCACGACGACGGCTCGGCGTCCGTGACGGCGGAGCAGCTGTCATCCTGA